One stretch of Candidatus Paceibacterota bacterium DNA includes these proteins:
- a CDS encoding DUF87 domain-containing protein, translating into MFDFLKKKQGEREEVSTSILPSGVYEASSLELRDVIAPSALKVTPKELSLGEKIVRSFFVISYPRFLGEDWFSPIINLDRVFDISIFVHPLETSKILRSFQKKVAEVQSQIRSREEKGLVRDPMLDTAYQDLESLRDQLQQAQEKMFDVGVYISIYADSSDELDKIESEMKSILESKLVYVKPALFQQEQGFRSVLPIGSDELLVHSKLNSTPLSSLFPFISFDLTSDKGILYGINRHNSSLVLFDRFSLENYNSVIFAKSGSGKSYMTKLEILRTLMFDADVIVLDPEREYEYMAEAVGGRYFNISLNSDHHINPFELPIPAEDESSASVLRSNIINLVGLFRIMLGGLTAEEDALIDRAITETYALKDITPDSDFRSVEPPLLSDFELVLGGMEGGESLAQRISKYTKGTWSNFINKPSNVDINKKFIVFSLRDMEDELKPVAMYIVTHYIWNAVRRDIKKRLLVIDEAWWMMKSDDTASFLLSMAKRGRKYYLGLATITQDVDDFLKSPYGMPIVTNSSIQVLLKQSATSMDRLQEVFNLTDEEKYLLLESGVGEGIFFAGLKHVAIKIIASYTEDQIITSDPSQILAIKKAKKELEEAGTTK; encoded by the coding sequence ATGTTTGATTTTTTAAAGAAAAAACAAGGGGAGAGAGAAGAAGTATCGACATCGATACTGCCGTCGGGAGTATACGAGGCTTCTTCATTGGAGCTGAGAGACGTAATAGCCCCGAGTGCTCTCAAAGTTACTCCTAAAGAACTATCTTTGGGAGAAAAAATAGTGAGAAGTTTCTTTGTCATTTCCTACCCACGATTTCTGGGGGAGGACTGGTTTTCACCAATCATAAACCTTGATCGAGTATTCGATATTTCTATATTCGTCCACCCGCTCGAAACATCAAAAATACTTCGCTCATTTCAAAAAAAGGTAGCTGAAGTACAAAGCCAGATACGAAGCAGGGAAGAAAAAGGCCTAGTGCGTGACCCAATGCTCGACACTGCCTATCAGGACCTAGAGAGCCTGCGCGATCAGCTACAGCAAGCCCAGGAAAAGATGTTTGACGTGGGAGTATACATATCGATATACGCCGATTCGTCGGACGAGTTGGATAAAATAGAGTCAGAAATGAAATCGATACTCGAATCAAAGTTGGTATATGTAAAACCAGCTCTTTTCCAACAGGAACAAGGTTTCCGAAGTGTATTACCTATAGGGAGCGATGAACTTTTAGTACACTCAAAATTAAACTCCACTCCACTTTCATCACTCTTTCCTTTTATTTCCTTCGATCTCACCTCGGATAAGGGCATACTATACGGAATCAATCGCCACAACTCATCCCTAGTGCTCTTCGATCGCTTCTCTCTGGAAAATTATAATTCGGTCATATTCGCAAAATCAGGTTCCGGTAAGTCATATATGACTAAACTGGAAATTTTGAGAACTCTCATGTTCGACGCTGATGTCATAGTGCTCGACCCGGAAAGAGAATACGAATATATGGCCGAAGCTGTAGGAGGCAGGTATTTCAACATATCTTTAAACTCCGACCACCACATAAACCCATTTGAATTACCGATACCAGCTGAAGATGAGTCAAGTGCTTCCGTACTTCGATCGAACATCATAAACCTGGTAGGTCTTTTCAGAATCATGCTAGGAGGCCTCACGGCCGAGGAAGATGCTTTGATCGATAGAGCCATCACCGAAACATATGCACTGAAAGATATCACTCCCGATTCTGATTTCAGATCGGTGGAGCCACCACTCCTTTCTGACTTTGAGCTAGTGCTCGGCGGTATGGAAGGAGGTGAGTCGCTTGCCCAGAGAATTTCAAAATATACAAAAGGTACCTGGTCAAACTTCATCAATAAACCATCGAATGTCGATATAAACAAAAAATTTATCGTTTTCTCTCTGCGTGACATGGAAGACGAGCTGAAACCGGTAGCTATGTACATCGTCACTCACTACATATGGAACGCCGTGCGCAGAGATATAAAGAAGAGACTCTTGGTAATCGACGAAGCTTGGTGGATGATGAAAAGTGACGATACGGCTTCTTTCCTACTCAGTATGGCAAAAAGAGGTAGGAAATATTACCTGGGGCTTGCCACTATCACTCAAGACGTGGACGACTTTCTCAAGTCGCCTTACGGTATGCCCATTGTAACCAACTCATCTATACAGGTGCTCCTGAAGCAGTCAGCCACCTCAATGGATCGCCTGCAAGAAGTATTTAACCTCACTGATGAAGAAAAATACTTGCTTCTGGAGTCAGGAGTAGGGGAAGGCATATTCTTTGCCGGCTTGAAGCATGTAGCTATAAAAATAATCGCCTCGTACACGGAAGATCAAATAATAACCTCTGATCCTTCTCAAATACTTGCCATCAAGAAGGCGAAAAAGGAATTGGAAGAAGCGGGGACAACAAAGTAA
- a CDS encoding pilin: MIKLAQQRQQLEYKVLAPLPGTTIGNRGEKADLQSYIPGIFNLIIGLAAVIAVTKIIFGGFQYITTDAIAGKSEGKKQIQSAVYGLIMIIASWLILYTINPRLLTFDLNVGTVNVPEAAVTSGTLAATVSCNDCIHVTDGSIEFRNTGTNLSAGIIPQTTSLDFGMDNNGINWWISEGNPPTGTHRDPCHNNGTCFDAKIDNMLTLNKDRADEINIFIREAKQSQFSVVSFEVTSQEHVAEWAKLGVTAIYNENATGPHFHVEK; the protein is encoded by the coding sequence ATGATTAAACTTGCTCAACAACGACAACAACTGGAGTACAAAGTGCTTGCTCCGTTACCTGGTACAACCATTGGTAATAGAGGGGAGAAAGCTGACTTACAAAGTTATATTCCTGGTATTTTTAATTTGATTATAGGTCTGGCGGCAGTCATCGCCGTAACTAAAATAATTTTTGGCGGTTTCCAATACATAACCACTGACGCCATTGCTGGTAAGTCGGAAGGAAAGAAACAAATCCAAAGTGCGGTGTATGGGCTTATCATGATAATCGCTTCTTGGCTTATTCTCTACACCATAAACCCCCGCCTCCTAACATTTGATTTGAATGTGGGAACGGTCAATGTACCAGAAGCCGCAGTTACAAGTGGCACACTTGCTGCGACAGTCAGTTGTAACGACTGCATACACGTTACCGATGGAAGCATCGAGTTCAGAAATACGGGAACAAACTTAAGTGCCGGTATTATACCTCAAACAACTTCATTAGATTTTGGTATGGATAATAACGGTATTAATTGGTGGATAAGCGAAGGTAATCCACCCACGGGAACCCACAGAGATCCATGTCATAATAATGGCACTTGTTTTGACGCAAAAATAGATAACATGTTGACTCTTAACAAAGATAGAGCCGATGAGATTAATATCTTTATACGTGAAGCAAAACAAAGTCAGTTTTCTGTTGTTTCTTTCGAAGTGACTAGCCAAGAACATGTGGCAGAATGGGCAAAATTGGGGGTAACTGCAATTTATAACGAAAATGCTACCGGTCCACACTTTCATGTAGAAAAATAA